Genomic DNA from Ruminococcus sp. OA3:
TGATGTGCCGGTCACGATAGATCTTCCGGCCGGCTGCGAGCTGCTGGAGCCTGTGGAAACGCTGGTGCATGTGTCGAAGCTGGAATAAAGAAACAGGGGTGAAATTATGGTAAGTCAGAAAGTAATCATTCAAAATCCGTCAGGACTTCATCTGAAACCGGCGGGACTGTTGTGCAATCTCGCGATCCGTTATAAGGCGCTGGTTACATTTACCTATAAAAAGGGCACAGCCAATGCAAAAAGTGTGCTGAGCGTACTCGGTGCCTGCGTGAAATGCGGGGATGAAATTGAGCTCGTATGTGAGGGACCGGATGAGCAGGAGGCGCTGCAGTCGCTTGTGGAGGCCATCGAGAGCGGTCTCGGAGAACATCACAGCTGACAGCATCAGGAGATGTAAATATAAAGAGGAAGGTTTCCCGGGTCTGGTGAAGACCCGGGAAACCTTCCTCTTTTGTTCCTGCAAAAGCTATGCTTCCAGTGAATCGCGGTATGAACAGTAAGAAGG
This window encodes:
- a CDS encoding HPr family phosphocarrier protein → MVSQKVIIQNPSGLHLKPAGLLCNLAIRYKALVTFTYKKGTANAKSVLSVLGACVKCGDEIELVCEGPDEQEALQSLVEAIESGLGEHHS